From Salvelinus fontinalis isolate EN_2023a unplaced genomic scaffold, ASM2944872v1 scaffold_1703, whole genome shotgun sequence, the proteins below share one genomic window:
- the LOC129849796 gene encoding ubiquitin-associated domain-containing protein 2-like: MWLVALSGLVSGKLYHGNALRVQRLLFVPRWLSRVGAFVLEPLFSGPPPPNETPLGMGATLDIQRQQRMDLHDQQMLLVQFQQARRNHRPPQNGLLNWNRFFPSLRRRGQNLPPELQPHPSPPLQTHPSPLLQPHPSPQQLHPTAPPLQPHPSPQQLHPTAPPLLEPTAPPLVNTPVAEEQVARLMEMGFSRIDAQDALRASNNDINVATNFLLQHLG; the protein is encoded by the exons ATGTGGCTCGTTGCTCTCAGTGGACTG GTCTCTGGGAAGCTGTACCACGGAAATGCTCTGAGGGTGCAGCGGCTTCTCTTCGTACCCCGGTGGCTGTCCCGTGTCGGGGCCTTCGTCCTGGAGCCCCTGTTCTCCGGGCCCCCGCCCCCTAATGAAACCCCCCTGGGTATGGGGGCTACGCTGGACATCCAGAGACAGCAGAGGATGGATCTCCATGATCAACAGATGCTGCTGGTCCAGTTCCAGCAGGCGAGGAGGAACCACAGACCGCCACag AATGGCCTATTGAACTGGAACAGATTTTTCCCATCGCTGAGACGCAGAGGACAGAACCTTCCCCCAGAGCTACAACCACACCCCTCTCCACCGCtgcagacacacccctctccactGCTGCAGCCACACCCCTCTCCACAGCAGCTCCACCCCACAGCTCCACCACTGCAGCCACACCCCTCTCCACAGCAGCTCCACCCCACAGCTCCACCACTGCTGGAGCCCACAGCTCCTCCCTTGGTCAACACTCCTGTAGCTGAAGAACAG GTTGCCAGATTGATGGAGATGGGCTTCTCCAGAATAGATGCTCAGGATGCCCTCAGAGCGTCCAACAACGACATCAACGTGGCAACCAACTTTCTGCTGCAGCATTTAGGGTAG